A genomic segment from Actinoplanes sichuanensis encodes:
- a CDS encoding response regulator codes for MISVVLADDQALVRAGFRALLDAEPGIEVVGEAADGLRAVEVVRATRPDVVLMDIRMPGVDGLEATRRIAADPDLVATRVVILTTFELDEYVFEALRTGASGFLVKDTEPVDLLRGVRAVAAGDGLLSPSVTRRVIGSFAAAAVAHGRPPEPPRDLDQLTDREREVLVLVAEGLSNDEIAARLVISPATAKTHVSRTMIKLGARDRAQLVVYAYEAGVIRPGWLG; via the coding sequence ATGATCTCGGTGGTGCTGGCGGATGACCAGGCGCTGGTCCGAGCCGGGTTCCGGGCGCTGCTCGACGCGGAACCCGGCATCGAGGTGGTCGGCGAGGCGGCGGACGGCCTGCGGGCGGTCGAGGTGGTCCGGGCCACCCGGCCCGACGTCGTGCTGATGGACATCCGAATGCCCGGCGTGGACGGACTGGAGGCGACCCGCCGGATCGCCGCCGATCCGGATCTGGTCGCCACCCGGGTGGTCATCCTCACCACGTTCGAGCTGGATGAATATGTGTTCGAGGCGTTGCGGACCGGGGCGTCCGGGTTCCTGGTGAAGGACACCGAACCGGTCGACCTGCTGCGCGGGGTGCGGGCGGTGGCGGCCGGTGACGGACTGCTGTCGCCGAGCGTGACCCGGCGGGTGATCGGTTCGTTCGCGGCCGCGGCTGTAGCGCACGGCCGACCACCCGAGCCGCCCCGCGACCTGGATCAGCTCACCGACCGGGAACGCGAAGTCCTGGTACTGGTAGCCGAGGGACTGTCCAACGACGAGATCGCCGCCCGCCTGGTGATCAGCCCGGCCACCGCGAAGACCCACGTGAGCCGCACGATGATCAAACTCGGCGCGCGGGACCGGGCCCAGCTGGTCGTCTACGCCTACGAGGCGGGCGTGATCCGCCCGGGATGGCTGGGTTGA
- a CDS encoding sensor histidine kinase, which translates to MVTSEPPWRRSRRGGHNGWPPGAVIAAMIFHLAGSNDLADRGGVHLTSPVLYYLLLIAGPVALFWKRRAPLAVFVIAAAASLLFATHADPYWMYAVAPALALFALAKAGRRTEAAIGAAVAWVLYLLLDVVLAGPLGLPAGVTPDVREAALAGVGLGVAALAGTVSKVRHEQLAALARAHEEQERARAEQKRRQASEERLRMARELHDVLGHHLSLINVQAGVGLHLMDSRPEQAREALSAIKTASAEALREVRSVLGVLRTEGEAAPRQPALGLSRLSDLTADAGFPVRTEILGEPRDLPAEVDRAAYRIVQESLTNVRKHAGPTPTASVEIRQTSDALHLSITNTGAPDESPPAEGSSGLTGMRARAESLGGSFTAGPADGETTGYRVTAFLPIPPAGAAHTPDPGSRSVSRPTASPVPDPGSRSGTGPTVSPAPDPGSQSVSGSTSSPASVSVPPAPPPDFGSGAASGPVASSGPVSESVPSSVSDFGAEAVSGSGASSAPDSGFGSAGGSVRSGTGRTGEAE; encoded by the coding sequence ATGGTGACGTCCGAGCCGCCGTGGCGGCGTTCGCGGCGCGGCGGGCACAACGGCTGGCCGCCCGGCGCGGTGATCGCCGCCATGATCTTCCACCTCGCCGGGTCGAACGATCTCGCCGACCGCGGCGGGGTGCACCTCACCTCGCCGGTGCTGTATTACCTGTTGCTGATCGCCGGCCCGGTCGCGCTGTTCTGGAAACGCCGCGCCCCACTCGCCGTCTTCGTGATCGCCGCGGCCGCGTCGCTGCTGTTCGCCACCCACGCCGACCCCTACTGGATGTATGCGGTGGCTCCCGCGCTGGCGCTGTTCGCCCTCGCCAAAGCGGGCCGACGGACCGAGGCGGCGATCGGCGCGGCGGTGGCCTGGGTGCTCTACCTGCTGCTCGACGTGGTCCTGGCCGGCCCGCTCGGCCTACCCGCCGGGGTCACACCGGACGTGCGTGAGGCAGCGCTCGCCGGGGTCGGGCTCGGTGTGGCGGCGCTGGCCGGCACGGTGTCGAAGGTCCGGCACGAGCAGTTGGCCGCCCTCGCCCGGGCCCACGAGGAGCAGGAACGGGCGCGTGCCGAGCAGAAACGCCGGCAGGCCTCCGAGGAGCGGTTGCGGATGGCCCGCGAGTTGCACGACGTCCTCGGTCACCACCTGTCGTTGATCAACGTGCAGGCCGGAGTGGGCCTGCACCTGATGGACAGCCGCCCGGAGCAGGCCCGCGAAGCCCTGTCCGCGATCAAGACGGCGAGCGCCGAGGCGCTGCGCGAGGTCCGTTCGGTGCTGGGCGTCCTACGAACCGAGGGTGAGGCGGCGCCCCGCCAGCCCGCGCTGGGCCTGAGCCGCCTGAGCGACCTGACCGCGGATGCCGGCTTCCCGGTCCGGACCGAGATCCTCGGCGAGCCCCGCGACCTGCCCGCCGAGGTGGACCGTGCCGCCTACCGGATAGTCCAGGAGTCCCTGACGAACGTCCGCAAGCACGCCGGTCCCACCCCGACCGCGTCGGTCGAGATCAGGCAGACTTCGGACGCCCTGCACCTGTCCATAACGAACACCGGCGCCCCCGACGAGTCCCCACCCGCGGAGGGCTCAAGCGGCCTGACCGGAATGCGAGCCCGAGCCGAAAGCCTGGGCGGCTCCTTCACAGCGGGCCCGGCAGACGGCGAAACCACCGGTTACCGGGTGACCGCGTTCCTCCCCATCCCACCGGCCGGCGCCGCCCACACCCCGGATCCCGGTTCGCGATCCGTCTCCCGTCCTACCGCGTCTCCTGTCCCGGATCCCGGTTCGCGATCCGGGACCGGTCCTACCGTGTCTCCTGCTCCGGATCCCGGCTCGCAATCCGTCTCCGGGTCCACGTCTTCTCCCGCCTCCGTTTCCGTGCCGCCCGCGCCACCCCCCGATTTCGGGTCCGGAGCGGCCTCCGGGCCTGTCGCTTCTTCCGGGCCCGTTTCCGAGTCTGTTCCTTCTTCGGTATCGGATTTCGGGGCGGAGGCGGTTTCCGGGTCGGGCGCCTCGTCCGCCCCCGATTCCGGGTTCGGTTCGGCGGGTGGGAGTGTGAGGTCGGGGACCGGGCGAACGGGGGAGGCCGAATGA
- a CDS encoding DUF1707 SHOCT-like domain-containing protein, whose product MHPQGTARLRTSDAEREETAEILRAAMAEGRLDLSEGEERLATAYAAKFRDELMPLTADLPFGGRQALARTPARRAETRRALSRHASLILIIAGVLTGVWMLSNATFFWPVIPLAFLVMGLFKHARYGRWRPEYTFGHHHRH is encoded by the coding sequence ATGCACCCCCAGGGAACCGCCCGGCTGCGGACGTCCGACGCGGAGCGGGAGGAGACCGCCGAGATCCTGCGCGCCGCGATGGCCGAGGGTCGGCTCGACCTCTCCGAGGGCGAGGAACGGCTGGCCACAGCGTACGCCGCCAAGTTCCGTGACGAACTGATGCCGCTCACCGCCGACCTGCCGTTCGGAGGTCGCCAGGCACTGGCCCGCACCCCGGCGCGCCGGGCCGAGACACGCCGGGCACTGAGCCGGCACGCGAGTCTCATCCTGATCATCGCGGGGGTCCTGACCGGAGTGTGGATGCTGTCCAACGCCACCTTCTTCTGGCCGGTCATCCCGCTGGCGTTCCTGGTGATGGGCCTGTTCAAGCACGCGCGGTACGGCCGCTGGCGTCCCGAGTACACGTTCGGCCACCACCACCGGCACTGA
- a CDS encoding metal-dependent hydrolase — protein MMGPSHALSGAAAWLAGSWALDQFAGISQSPLEVAVGTAICAGGALLPDLDMSGKVTRNQGGATVARTFGVASLFVAEVVEKFSLGVYTATKLKRDPRRDNGHRTFTHTLPFCALLAWGTTALADTYGYWAVIGIVFFMSGLALRGLFDDWAERAGWVIVTLASAAIAWFTAANLPSDRGYPLLGLAVGVGCFVHILGDMITKNGVPILWPIPIKRRMWMMIGIPNSMAVKVGGKVEVVVLRTAFTVISLLSIAGLFIPSVLERFNLDVWASK, from the coding sequence ATGATGGGTCCGTCGCACGCGCTATCCGGCGCGGCCGCCTGGCTGGCAGGCAGTTGGGCGCTCGACCAGTTCGCCGGTATCAGTCAGTCGCCGCTGGAGGTGGCGGTCGGCACGGCGATCTGTGCGGGTGGCGCGCTCCTGCCCGACCTGGACATGTCCGGCAAGGTCACCCGTAACCAGGGTGGCGCGACGGTGGCCCGCACGTTCGGTGTGGCGTCGCTGTTCGTGGCCGAGGTGGTGGAGAAGTTCTCGCTCGGCGTCTACACGGCGACGAAGCTGAAGCGGGACCCGCGACGTGACAACGGGCACCGTACGTTCACTCACACGCTGCCGTTCTGCGCGCTGCTCGCCTGGGGCACGACCGCGCTGGCCGACACCTACGGCTACTGGGCGGTCATCGGGATCGTCTTCTTCATGAGCGGTCTCGCGCTGCGTGGTCTGTTCGACGACTGGGCCGAGCGTGCCGGCTGGGTCATCGTGACGCTGGCCTCGGCGGCGATCGCCTGGTTCACCGCCGCCAACCTGCCCAGCGACCGCGGCTATCCGCTGCTCGGCCTGGCGGTCGGGGTCGGCTGTTTCGTGCACATCCTGGGCGACATGATCACCAAGAACGGCGTGCCGATCCTCTGGCCGATCCCGATCAAACGCCGCATGTGGATGATGATCGGCATCCCGAACAGCATGGCCGTGAAGGTCGGCGGCAAGGTCGAGGTGGTCGTGCTGCGCACCGCCTTCACGGTCATCTCGCTGCTGTCGATCGCCGGCCTGTTCATCCCGAGCGTGTTGGAGCGCTTCAACCTGGACGTCTGGGCCAGCAAGTAG
- a CDS encoding zinc-dependent alcohol dehydrogenase yields MRALTWQGTGKVSVETVPDPKIEEPTDAIIRITSTAICGSDLHLYDVLGMYLDKGDILGHEPMGIVEEVGPEVTHIRPGDRVVIPFNISCGHCWMCSRGLFAQCETTQTRSQGTGASLFGYTKLYGQVPGGQAEYLRVPQAHFGPIKVPDGHPDERFLFLSDVLTTSWQAVRFAEVEPGDTVLVTGLGPIGQMSARIARHLGADRVIGVDSVPERLAMASRNGIQTLDGGTVDDIGEAVRDLTGGRGADRVIEAVGMEAHGSPIQSAAMKAAGMLPDPLARKATETIGVDRMAALNTAFDAVRRAGTISIIGVYGGNADPFPMKDLFDKGVTLRMGQAHVKRWVDDLMPLLTGDDDPLGVGDLVTHRVPLEQAPDAYEMFKQKSDGCIKVVLKP; encoded by the coding sequence ATGCGAGCACTGACCTGGCAGGGCACCGGCAAGGTGTCCGTGGAAACCGTTCCCGACCCGAAGATCGAAGAGCCCACCGACGCGATCATCCGGATCACCTCGACCGCGATCTGCGGCTCTGACCTGCACCTCTACGACGTCCTCGGGATGTATCTCGACAAGGGCGACATCCTCGGCCACGAGCCGATGGGGATCGTCGAGGAGGTCGGCCCCGAGGTGACCCACATCCGGCCCGGCGACCGGGTGGTGATTCCGTTCAACATCTCCTGCGGACACTGCTGGATGTGTTCGCGCGGCCTGTTCGCGCAGTGCGAGACCACCCAGACCCGGTCCCAGGGGACCGGCGCGTCGCTGTTCGGATACACCAAGTTGTACGGGCAGGTGCCCGGCGGTCAGGCCGAGTATCTGCGGGTGCCGCAGGCCCACTTCGGCCCGATCAAGGTGCCGGACGGGCATCCCGACGAACGCTTCCTCTTCCTGTCCGATGTGCTCACCACGTCCTGGCAGGCGGTTCGGTTCGCCGAGGTCGAACCCGGCGACACGGTCCTGGTCACCGGGCTCGGCCCGATCGGGCAGATGTCCGCCCGGATCGCGAGGCACCTCGGCGCGGACCGGGTGATCGGCGTGGACAGCGTGCCCGAGCGCCTGGCGATGGCTTCGCGCAACGGCATTCAAACCCTCGACGGGGGTACGGTCGACGACATCGGAGAAGCAGTCCGGGACCTCACCGGCGGCCGTGGTGCCGACCGGGTGATCGAGGCCGTCGGCATGGAGGCGCACGGCTCGCCGATCCAGTCGGCCGCGATGAAGGCTGCCGGAATGCTGCCCGATCCGCTGGCCCGGAAGGCGACCGAGACCATCGGTGTGGACCGGATGGCCGCCCTGAACACGGCGTTCGACGCGGTCCGCCGGGCCGGCACCATCTCGATCATCGGGGTGTACGGCGGCAACGCCGACCCGTTCCCGATGAAGGACCTGTTCGACAAGGGGGTGACCCTGCGGATGGGCCAGGCACACGTGAAACGCTGGGTGGACGACCTGATGCCGCTACTGACCGGCGACGACGATCCGCTCGGTGTCGGTGACCTGGTCACCCATCGGGTGCCGCTGGAGCAGGCGCCGGACGCCTACGAGATGTTCAAGCAGAAGTCCGACGGCTGCATCAAGGTCGTCCTCAAGCCGTAG
- the metH gene encoding methionine synthase has protein sequence MTQTVTQLRELLAERILVLDGAWGTMLQGARLSPADYRNELIPADHPKDVTGDPDLLILTRPDVILDVHRQYLAAGADITTTNTFTATSIAQADYGLEHLVREMNVQGARLARQAADEAQARDGRPRFVAGSVGPLNVTLSLSPKVEDPAYRAVTFDQVKATYAEQMSALAEGGVDLFLIETIFDTLNAKAAIAAAREVAPEIPLWISVTIVDLSGRTLSGQTVEAFWRSIERAEPLVVGVNCSLGATEMRPHVSDLARLSNVYVASHPNAGLPNAFGGYDQTPAETGELLRGFAADGLVNLVGGCCGTSPAHIAAVADAVRGAAPRVIAPPAPTTRFSGLEPFEIGPDTGFVMIGERTNVTGSAKFRRLIEADDHQAAVDVALEQVRGGANLLDVNMDADLLDSEQAMVTFLNLIATEPEVARIPIMIDSSKWSVLEAGLKCVQGKGVVNSISLKEGEEVFLAHARRIRDFGAGAVVMAFDEQGQADTTERKVEICGRAYDLLVADGFDPNDIIFDPNVLAVATGIAEHNGYAKNFIDALPLIKARCPGARTSGGISNLSFAFRGNDIVREAMHSAFLFHAVKAGLDMGIVNAGQLAVYQDIPADLLKLVEDVIFDRHPEATDRLVTFASTVTGSGAKREVDLSWREAPVEERLSHALVHGIVDFIEDDTEEARQKLPRPLDVIEGPLMTGMGVVGDLFGSGKMFLPQVVKSARVMKRSVAYLLPFMEDEKEAGSRGQGKVVLATVKGDVHDIGKNIVGVVLGCNNYEVIDLGVMVPTAKILETAIAEGADAIGLSGLITPSLDEMVAVGAEMQRRGMRLPLLIGGATTSKQHTAVRIAPAYDGSTVHVLDASRVVGVVSDLLDPERAVKLDEANRDEQQRLREQHEQRHSKPLLTLDQARANREQIDFEDLPKPDFTGVREVAPTIAELRAMIDWQFLFLAWELKGKYPAILEQPVARELFDDANTLLDQIIAQGSFQARGLYGFWPAHADGDDIKLDNGTSFPMLRQQTEKPAGRANRCLADYIAPSGDHLGGFAVAIHGADKLAAKYEAEHDDYRAIMVKALADRLAEAFAEYLHLKARRDWFEPDAQPLLADLHAERFRGIRPALGYPACPDHSEKRDLFELLGTSAIGVGLTESYAMTPAAAVSGLIFAHPEAKYFTVGRLGRDQIEDYAVRRGVPVAEVERWLRPNLAYSID, from the coding sequence TTGACTCAGACCGTCACTCAGCTGCGCGAGCTGCTCGCCGAGCGGATCCTGGTGCTGGACGGCGCGTGGGGCACGATGCTCCAGGGCGCCAGGCTCTCCCCGGCGGACTACCGCAACGAGCTGATCCCGGCCGATCACCCGAAGGACGTCACGGGTGACCCGGACCTGCTGATCCTGACCCGGCCCGACGTCATCCTCGACGTCCACCGGCAGTATCTGGCGGCCGGCGCCGACATCACCACCACCAACACCTTCACCGCGACCAGCATCGCCCAGGCCGACTACGGGCTGGAGCACCTGGTCCGGGAGATGAACGTGCAGGGCGCCCGGCTGGCCCGGCAGGCCGCCGACGAGGCGCAGGCCCGAGACGGGCGGCCCCGGTTCGTGGCCGGTTCGGTCGGCCCGCTCAACGTCACCCTGTCGCTGTCGCCGAAGGTCGAGGACCCGGCGTATCGTGCGGTCACCTTCGACCAGGTCAAGGCCACCTACGCGGAGCAGATGTCGGCGCTGGCCGAGGGCGGCGTCGACCTGTTCCTGATCGAGACGATCTTCGACACGCTGAACGCGAAGGCGGCCATCGCGGCGGCCCGTGAGGTGGCGCCGGAGATCCCGCTGTGGATCTCCGTGACGATCGTCGACCTGTCCGGGCGCACCCTGTCCGGCCAGACCGTGGAGGCCTTCTGGCGCTCGATCGAGCGCGCCGAACCGCTGGTCGTCGGGGTCAACTGCTCGCTCGGTGCGACCGAGATGCGCCCGCACGTGTCCGACCTGGCCCGCCTGTCGAACGTCTACGTGGCCTCGCACCCGAACGCGGGCCTGCCGAACGCGTTCGGTGGCTACGACCAGACCCCGGCCGAGACCGGTGAGCTGCTCCGCGGGTTCGCGGCGGACGGCCTGGTCAACCTCGTCGGCGGTTGCTGTGGCACCAGCCCGGCGCACATCGCGGCGGTCGCCGACGCGGTCCGTGGCGCGGCTCCGCGGGTGATCGCCCCGCCCGCCCCGACCACCCGGTTCAGTGGCCTGGAGCCGTTCGAGATCGGCCCGGACACCGGGTTCGTGATGATCGGCGAGCGGACCAACGTGACCGGTTCGGCCAAGTTCCGCCGGCTGATCGAGGCCGACGACCACCAGGCCGCCGTCGACGTGGCGCTGGAGCAGGTGCGCGGCGGCGCCAACCTGCTCGACGTCAACATGGACGCCGACCTGCTCGACAGCGAGCAGGCGATGGTCACCTTCCTGAACCTGATCGCGACCGAGCCCGAGGTGGCCCGGATCCCGATCATGATCGACAGCTCGAAGTGGTCGGTGCTCGAAGCCGGCCTGAAGTGTGTGCAGGGCAAGGGTGTGGTCAACTCGATCAGCCTCAAGGAGGGCGAGGAGGTCTTCCTCGCGCACGCCCGGCGGATCCGTGACTTCGGTGCCGGTGCGGTCGTGATGGCCTTCGACGAGCAGGGCCAGGCCGACACCACCGAGCGCAAGGTGGAGATCTGCGGTCGCGCCTACGACCTGCTGGTCGCCGACGGGTTCGACCCGAACGACATCATCTTCGACCCGAACGTGCTCGCGGTCGCCACGGGTATCGCCGAGCACAACGGCTACGCGAAGAACTTCATCGACGCGCTCCCGCTGATCAAGGCGCGGTGCCCGGGTGCCCGTACCTCCGGTGGCATCTCGAATCTGTCCTTCGCCTTCCGCGGCAATGACATCGTGCGCGAGGCGATGCACTCGGCGTTCCTGTTCCACGCCGTCAAGGCGGGGCTGGACATGGGCATCGTCAACGCCGGCCAGCTCGCCGTCTACCAGGACATCCCGGCCGACCTGCTGAAACTGGTCGAGGACGTGATCTTCGACCGGCATCCGGAGGCCACCGACCGGCTGGTCACCTTCGCCTCCACGGTCACCGGCTCGGGCGCCAAGCGTGAGGTCGACCTGTCCTGGCGGGAGGCGCCGGTCGAGGAGCGGCTCAGCCACGCGCTGGTGCACGGCATCGTCGACTTCATCGAGGACGACACCGAGGAGGCCCGGCAGAAACTGCCTCGGCCGCTCGACGTCATCGAGGGCCCGCTGATGACCGGCATGGGCGTCGTCGGTGACCTGTTCGGCTCCGGCAAGATGTTCCTGCCCCAGGTGGTCAAGAGCGCCCGGGTGATGAAGCGGTCGGTCGCCTACCTGCTGCCCTTCATGGAGGACGAGAAGGAGGCGGGCTCCCGCGGTCAGGGCAAGGTGGTCCTGGCCACGGTCAAGGGCGATGTCCACGACATCGGCAAGAACATCGTCGGCGTGGTCCTCGGCTGCAACAACTACGAGGTGATCGACCTCGGTGTGATGGTGCCGACCGCGAAGATCCTGGAGACCGCGATCGCCGAGGGCGCCGACGCGATCGGGCTGTCCGGCCTGATCACCCCGTCGCTCGACGAGATGGTCGCGGTCGGTGCCGAGATGCAGCGCCGCGGGATGAGGCTGCCGCTGCTGATCGGCGGAGCGACCACGTCGAAGCAGCACACCGCGGTGCGGATCGCGCCCGCCTACGACGGGTCGACGGTGCACGTGCTCGACGCGTCCCGGGTGGTCGGCGTGGTGTCCGACCTGCTCGACCCGGAGCGCGCGGTCAAGCTCGACGAGGCCAACCGGGACGAGCAGCAGCGCCTCCGCGAGCAGCACGAGCAGCGTCACTCCAAGCCGCTGCTCACTCTCGACCAGGCCCGTGCCAACCGCGAGCAGATCGACTTCGAAGACCTTCCCAAACCCGACTTCACCGGGGTACGGGAGGTGGCGCCCACCATCGCCGAGCTGCGCGCCATGATCGACTGGCAGTTCCTGTTCCTGGCCTGGGAGCTCAAGGGCAAGTACCCGGCCATCCTGGAACAGCCGGTCGCCCGCGAGCTGTTCGACGACGCCAACACGCTGCTCGACCAGATCATCGCGCAGGGATCGTTCCAGGCTCGCGGCCTCTACGGGTTCTGGCCGGCGCACGCCGACGGCGACGACATCAAGCTGGACAACGGGACGTCCTTCCCGATGCTGCGCCAGCAGACCGAGAAGCCGGCCGGGCGGGCCAACCGCTGTCTCGCCGACTACATCGCCCCCTCGGGAGATCACCTGGGCGGGTTCGCGGTCGCCATCCACGGCGCCGACAAGCTGGCCGCCAAGTACGAGGCCGAACACGACGACTACCGGGCCATCATGGTCAAGGCGCTGGCCGACCGTCTCGCCGAGGCGTTCGCCGAGTACCTGCACCTCAAGGCCCGCCGCGACTGGTTCGAGCCGGACGCCCAGCCGCTCCTGGCCGACCTGCACGCCGAACGGTTCCGGGGCATCCGCCCGGCGCTCGGCTACCCGGCCTGCCCCGACCACAGCGAGAAGCGCGACCTGTTCGAGCTGCTCGGCACGTCCGCCATCGGGGTCGGCCTCACCGAGTCGTATGCGATGACGCCGGCCGCCGCCGTCAGTGGCCTGATCTTCGCCCATCCGGAGGCGAAGTACTTCACCGTCGGACGGCTCGGCAGGGACCAGATCGAGGACTACGCGGTACGCCGTGGCGTCCCGGTCGCCGAGGTGGAGCGCTGGCTGCGCCCCAACCTCGCCTACTCCATCGACTGA
- a CDS encoding bifunctional 3'-5' exonuclease/DNA polymerase → MRIAVVPDPDGPGGRLGRAVSGELWHVPDLAAEITVLEATEQPRWLWTSTADVYPPLLRAGVRVARCHDLELTEALLSGHAGRWGEPRSLAAAVARLRGLAVPPDRPRPDAEPPGFAQVALFDAVPADHPEIKDLLEVYGEQARRITETTHPGRFRLLVAAESAGALIAAEMGHTGLPWRPDVHDELLRDLLGPPQPMGPPRRLAELTAEINAAFGTHGLHPDLPAEVVKAFHRAGIDIPNTRRWVLRQVDHPAVAPLLEFKELYRIWTAHGWAWCDAWVRDGRFRPEYVAGGVVSGRWATRGGGALQVPKVVRRAVIADPGRRFVVADAGQLEPRVLAAVSGDGRLAKAAAAGDLYAALATDSFDGDRGKAKIALLGAMYGQTGGDAIPALAVLRRHYPTAFEYVEAAARTGEAGGLVRSWLGRTCPPASGAWRDAGLDPPDEVAPPPGRARGRFTRNFVIQATAAEWALVLLATLRTRLAGTEAELVLFVHDEVVVHCPEEQAEAVVEAVRESALSAGRLLFGDTPVRFPLDVSVVGAYADAK, encoded by the coding sequence GTGCGGATAGCTGTGGTGCCCGACCCGGACGGCCCTGGTGGCCGTCTGGGTCGCGCCGTCTCGGGGGAGCTGTGGCACGTTCCCGACCTGGCCGCCGAGATCACCGTGTTGGAGGCCACCGAGCAGCCACGCTGGCTCTGGACCTCGACGGCCGACGTCTACCCACCGCTGCTGCGGGCCGGGGTCCGGGTGGCCCGCTGCCACGATCTGGAGCTCACCGAGGCACTACTCTCCGGCCATGCCGGCCGCTGGGGCGAGCCACGGAGTCTGGCGGCCGCGGTCGCCCGACTGCGCGGCCTTGCGGTCCCTCCGGACCGGCCACGGCCGGATGCCGAGCCGCCAGGTTTCGCCCAGGTCGCCCTCTTCGACGCGGTCCCGGCCGATCATCCCGAGATCAAAGACCTCCTTGAGGTGTACGGGGAGCAGGCTCGCCGGATCACCGAGACGACCCACCCGGGCCGTTTCCGGCTGCTGGTGGCCGCCGAGTCGGCGGGCGCCCTGATCGCCGCCGAGATGGGTCACACCGGCCTGCCGTGGCGGCCCGACGTGCACGACGAGCTGCTGCGTGACCTGCTCGGCCCACCCCAGCCGATGGGTCCGCCCCGCCGGCTGGCCGAGCTGACCGCCGAGATCAACGCCGCGTTCGGCACCCACGGCCTGCATCCGGACCTGCCGGCCGAGGTGGTGAAGGCGTTCCATCGGGCCGGGATCGACATCCCCAACACCAGACGCTGGGTGCTGCGCCAGGTCGACCATCCGGCGGTGGCCCCGCTGCTGGAGTTCAAGGAGCTGTATCGGATCTGGACGGCACACGGCTGGGCCTGGTGCGACGCCTGGGTGCGCGACGGCCGGTTCCGCCCGGAGTATGTGGCGGGTGGGGTGGTGTCCGGCCGCTGGGCGACCCGCGGCGGCGGTGCCCTGCAGGTGCCCAAGGTGGTCCGCCGGGCGGTGATCGCCGACCCGGGCCGGCGGTTCGTGGTCGCCGACGCCGGCCAGCTGGAGCCCCGGGTGCTGGCCGCGGTCTCCGGTGACGGGCGGCTGGCCAAGGCGGCGGCGGCCGGCGATCTGTATGCGGCGCTGGCCACCGACTCGTTCGACGGTGACCGGGGCAAGGCCAAGATCGCGCTGCTCGGTGCGATGTATGGGCAGACCGGCGGCGACGCCATCCCGGCCCTGGCCGTGTTGCGCCGGCACTATCCGACCGCGTTCGAGTATGTGGAGGCTGCCGCCCGTACCGGTGAGGCCGGTGGCCTGGTCCGTTCCTGGTTGGGCCGGACCTGTCCGCCGGCGTCGGGCGCCTGGCGGGACGCCGGCCTGGACCCGCCGGACGAGGTGGCGCCCCCACCCGGCCGAGCCCGGGGCCGCTTCACCCGCAACTTCGTGATCCAGGCCACAGCCGCCGAGTGGGCGCTGGTTCTGCTGGCCACTCTGCGGACCCGGCTGGCCGGCACCGAGGCCGAACTCGTCCTGTTCGTGCACGACGAGGTGGTGGTGCACTGTCCCGAGGAGCAGGCCGAAGCGGTGGTGGAGGCGGTCCGGGAGAGCGCGCTATCGGCGGGCCGGTTGCTGTTCGGCGACACCCCGGTGCGTTTTCCTCTGGACGTCTCAGTGGTTGGTGCCTACGCCGACGCCAAATGA
- a CDS encoding carbohydrate ABC transporter permease: protein MTNLTKTPRAATTEPVVPAKDTGRRVNPLGGVAHAALFLWALATVAPLIWVALASFKSNEEIFLDEPFGLPQSWAIDNFADAWSEAHIGQYFLNSVFVVVVSTAGTMLLGSMAAYVLARYKFPGNRFIYYLFVSGLAFPTFMALAPLFGIAQAMNLLDSFFGLIVIYIAYSLSFTVFFLVAFFKTLPHEIEEAATVDGAGHVRRFFQVMLPMAKSGLVSIAIFNIVGQWNQYLLPVVIMQSEDKYVLTQGIANISVSAGYQAEWGQLFAALTLSILPMIIVYAVFQRQIQAGLTSGAVK, encoded by the coding sequence ATGACGAACCTCACCAAGACTCCCCGCGCGGCGACCACCGAGCCGGTCGTGCCGGCCAAGGACACCGGCCGCCGGGTCAACCCGCTCGGCGGGGTCGCGCACGCGGCGCTCTTCCTGTGGGCGCTGGCCACCGTCGCACCGCTGATCTGGGTCGCGCTCGCCTCGTTCAAGAGCAACGAGGAGATCTTCCTCGACGAGCCGTTCGGGCTGCCGCAGAGCTGGGCGATCGACAACTTCGCGGACGCCTGGAGCGAGGCGCACATCGGGCAGTACTTCCTGAACAGCGTCTTCGTCGTGGTGGTCAGCACGGCCGGCACCATGCTGCTCGGGTCGATGGCCGCGTACGTGCTGGCCCGTTACAAGTTCCCCGGCAACCGGTTCATCTACTACCTGTTCGTGTCCGGGCTCGCCTTCCCGACCTTCATGGCGCTGGCCCCGCTGTTCGGCATCGCCCAGGCGATGAACCTGCTCGACTCGTTCTTCGGCCTGATCGTCATCTACATCGCGTATTCGCTGTCGTTCACGGTCTTCTTCCTGGTGGCGTTCTTCAAGACGCTCCCGCACGAGATCGAGGAGGCGGCCACCGTCGACGGGGCCGGGCACGTGCGCCGGTTCTTCCAGGTGATGCTGCCGATGGCGAAGTCCGGCCTGGTCAGCATCGCGATCTTCAACATCGTCGGCCAGTGGAACCAGTACCTGTTGCCGGTCGTGATCATGCAGAGTGAGGACAAGTACGTGCTCACCCAGGGCATCGCGAACATCAGCGTGTCGGCCGGTTACCAGGCCGAGTGGGGTCAGCTGTTCGCCGCGCTGACGCTCTCCATCCTGCCGATGATCATCGTCTATGCGGTCTTCCAGCGGCAGATCCAGGCCGGTCTGACCTCGGGTGCCGTGAAATAG